Proteins found in one Amycolatopsis umgeniensis genomic segment:
- a CDS encoding TetR/AcrR family transcriptional regulator, with amino-acid sequence MVAETRTPPSAWIDAGLLALAAGGPESVRVEALAKTLRVTKGGFYGHFADRGALLEEMLVTWERRSTELLFESVEREGGDARAKIRRAGMLVTDRLLPIDLAIRDWARRDQVVAERLRRVDNQRMDYLRSLMREIFADEDEVEARCLLAFSLLIGKHFMAADHGGRTRDEVTAFAGKLLLGETAGS; translated from the coding sequence TCGCTGAAACCCGGACCCCGCCGAGCGCCTGGATCGACGCCGGGCTGCTCGCTCTCGCCGCCGGAGGCCCCGAGTCGGTGCGCGTCGAGGCGCTCGCGAAAACGCTGAGGGTCACCAAAGGCGGTTTCTACGGTCATTTCGCCGACAGAGGCGCGCTGCTCGAGGAAATGCTCGTCACCTGGGAACGGAGGAGTACCGAGCTGCTGTTCGAGAGCGTCGAGCGTGAAGGCGGCGACGCCAGGGCGAAGATCCGGCGTGCGGGGATGCTCGTCACGGACCGCCTGCTGCCGATCGACCTCGCGATCCGCGACTGGGCCCGGCGCGATCAGGTGGTGGCCGAACGGCTCCGCCGGGTCGACAACCAGCGGATGGACTACCTGCGCTCCCTCATGCGCGAGATCTTCGCCGACGAAGACGAGGTCGAAGCCCGTTGCCTGCTCGCGTTCTCGCTCCTGATCGGCAAGCATTTCATGGCCGCGGACCACGGCGGCCGTACGCGCGACGAGGTCACCGCGTTCGCCGGGAAACTGCTTCTCGGTGAGACGGCCGGGTCATGA
- a CDS encoding TetR/AcrR family transcriptional regulator: MAVAEPESTRRRRAPRADAIRNQEAIVEAATKVLAEQGTAVDVREIARLSGVGMGTLYRHFPKKEDLVKTVLRQDFTKWAESARLAAIDAEDPWAALTDFFWQALTGYARHRAIVENFALTWSDPDLEGIQQLRLVIERLCDGAKGVLRPGVTTDDLLLLLVSLGHAVQVTDDCRPQMWHRLLHISLDGLRADHREPLPARHSTGTWSPRSRTPSSGCRETR; encoded by the coding sequence ATGGCAGTGGCCGAACCCGAAAGCACCCGACGCCGCCGCGCACCGCGCGCGGACGCGATCCGCAACCAGGAAGCGATCGTCGAGGCCGCCACCAAGGTGCTGGCCGAACAGGGCACCGCGGTGGACGTGCGGGAGATCGCCCGCCTCAGCGGGGTCGGCATGGGCACCCTCTACCGGCACTTCCCGAAGAAGGAAGATCTCGTCAAGACAGTCCTGCGCCAGGACTTCACGAAGTGGGCGGAATCCGCACGCCTGGCCGCGATCGACGCCGAGGACCCCTGGGCGGCGCTGACCGATTTCTTCTGGCAGGCACTGACCGGTTACGCACGCCACCGCGCGATCGTCGAGAACTTCGCGCTGACCTGGTCAGACCCCGATCTGGAGGGCATCCAGCAGCTTCGCCTCGTCATAGAGCGGCTGTGTGACGGTGCCAAGGGTGTCCTGCGCCCCGGCGTGACCACCGACGACCTGCTGCTCCTGCTGGTCTCCCTGGGCCATGCGGTCCAGGTCACCGACGACTGCCGTCCTCAGATGTGGCACCGGCTGCTGCACATCTCCCTCGACGGCCTGCGCGCCGACCACCGCGAGCCACTCCCCGCTCGTCATTCGACCGGGACGTGGTCACCGCGCAGCAGGACGCCCTCTTCAGGTTGTCGAGAAACTCGATGA
- a CDS encoding nitroreductase/quinone reductase family protein, whose product MTEPSTTTVQEVSWNDRIIAEFRANDGYVPWSSEEEFAAGRPVPPRFPGFDDKGMPLILVHHIGAKTGRERISPLFYQPVGDGWAVFGTHGGSPRHPVWYHNLVANPRVTVEVGTERVPAVARLAQGAERERIWAEEVALVPKFAEFEAASGRQVPVVVLERA is encoded by the coding sequence ATGACCGAACCGTCCACGACCACCGTTCAAGAGGTCAGCTGGAATGACCGGATCATCGCCGAGTTCCGGGCGAACGACGGCTACGTTCCTTGGAGCAGCGAAGAGGAGTTCGCCGCGGGCCGCCCCGTCCCGCCCCGGTTTCCCGGTTTCGACGACAAAGGCATGCCACTGATCCTGGTGCACCACATCGGGGCCAAGACCGGTCGCGAGCGGATCAGCCCGTTGTTCTACCAGCCGGTCGGCGATGGTTGGGCCGTCTTCGGAACCCACGGCGGCAGTCCGCGGCATCCGGTCTGGTACCACAATCTCGTGGCGAATCCGCGGGTCACGGTCGAGGTGGGTACGGAGCGAGTGCCGGCCGTGGCCCGGCTCGCGCAGGGTGCGGAGCGCGAGCGGATCTGGGCGGAAGAGGTGGCGCTCGTCCCGAAATTCGCCGAGTTCGAAGCGGCCTCCGGCAGGCAAGTCCCCGTTGTCGTACTTGAGCGCGCCTAG